From a single Athene noctua chromosome 2, bAthNoc1.hap1.1, whole genome shotgun sequence genomic region:
- the LOC141956830 gene encoding myelin P2 protein, whose product MCNRFVGTWKLVSSENFDDYMKELGVGLATRKLGGLAKPDVIISMKGDIVTIRTESTFKNTMISFKLGQQFDETTADDRKVKSVITLEKGSLIQVQKWNGKETTIRRRLVDGKMVVECAMKGVVCTRVYERV is encoded by the exons ATGTGTAACCGATTTGTGGGAACCTGGAAACTTGTCTCCAGTGAAAATTTTGATGACTATATGAAAGAATTGG GAGTGGGCTTAGCTACCCGGAAACTAGGTGGCCTGGCAAAGCCTGATGTGATCATCAGTATGAAAGGGGACATAGTAACCATCAGAACTGAAAGCACCTTCAAAAATACGATGATCTCTTTCAAGCTGGGCCAGCAGTTTGATGAAACAACAGCAGATGACCGGAAAGTCAAG AGTGTCATAACCTTGGAGAAAGGGTCATTGATTCAAGTGCAGAAGTGGAATGGCAAAGAGACCACAATAAGGAGAAGACTGGTTGATGGGAAGATGGTGGTG GAATGTGCCATGAAAGGAGTTGTCTGCACTAGAGTTTATGAAAGAGTGTGA